The following proteins are encoded in a genomic region of Synechococcus sp. ROS8604:
- the def gene encoding peptide deformylase translates to MARSFAQLARSAEKSSSSIAVPKEPLESAPLNIYTLGDDALRGDARRIGKVDERVRDLARDMLRSMYTARGIGLAAPQVGVHQQLLVIDLDLETPSTPPLVLINPEITTCSASVDTYEEGCLSIPGVYLDVVRPTAIQLSFRDEMGRPRTMKADGLMARCIQHEMDHLRGVLFVDRVTDATGLNKELKDHGFLAKDVRPMTP, encoded by the coding sequence TTGGCTAGGAGCTTCGCCCAGTTGGCACGATCGGCTGAGAAGAGCAGCTCCTCCATTGCCGTGCCTAAGGAGCCCTTAGAGAGTGCTCCGCTCAATATCTATACCCTTGGCGACGACGCGCTACGGGGTGATGCGCGCAGGATTGGCAAGGTGGACGAGCGTGTGCGCGACTTGGCCCGTGACATGTTGCGCAGCATGTACACGGCCCGTGGCATCGGCTTGGCGGCACCTCAGGTTGGGGTGCATCAGCAATTGCTGGTGATCGACCTCGACCTTGAGACGCCAAGCACCCCACCCCTTGTCCTGATCAACCCTGAAATCACCACCTGCAGCGCATCGGTGGATACCTATGAGGAGGGCTGCCTCAGCATCCCAGGGGTGTATCTCGATGTGGTCCGTCCGACGGCCATTCAGTTGAGTTTCAGGGATGAGATGGGGCGACCCCGCACGATGAAGGCCGACGGCCTGATGGCGCGTTGTATTCAGCACGAGATGGATCATCTCCGTGGGGTGCTGTTTGTGGATCGCGTGACCGATGCCACTGGCCTTAACAAGGAGCTAAAAGATCATGGCTTCCTCGCCAAGGACGTCCGCCCCATGACGCCTTAA
- a CDS encoding class II aldolase/adducin family protein, with protein MNENERALRCELVDVARAMNSTGLNQGTSGNLSLRIEGGLLVTPSSLAYDQMEPEDLVAIDFDGQPLPSGLPRRERRPSSEWRLHADVLADRPDAMAVFHCHPIHATALACHDRGIPPFHYMTAVAGGDDIRCAPYATFGTAALSAHTVQALQDRQACLLSHHGLVSLGRDLDQALKIAVEVETLAQMYLQALQLGEPPLLSASQMEEVHRQFRGLGYGQASKN; from the coding sequence ATGAACGAGAACGAGCGGGCCTTGCGCTGCGAGCTCGTGGACGTGGCCCGCGCCATGAACAGCACCGGCTTGAATCAGGGCACATCCGGCAACCTGTCGTTGCGGATTGAGGGGGGATTGTTGGTGACTCCCAGCTCCTTGGCCTACGACCAGATGGAGCCGGAGGATCTGGTGGCGATCGATTTTGACGGTCAACCTTTGCCAAGCGGACTCCCTCGCCGTGAGCGGAGACCCTCGTCCGAGTGGCGCTTGCATGCCGATGTTTTGGCGGATCGTCCCGATGCCATGGCGGTGTTTCATTGCCATCCCATTCATGCAACGGCGCTGGCCTGCCATGACCGGGGGATTCCGCCGTTCCACTACATGACAGCGGTGGCTGGTGGTGATGACATTCGCTGTGCTCCCTACGCCACCTTCGGGACCGCTGCGCTATCAGCCCACACGGTGCAGGCGCTGCAGGACCGGCAGGCCTGCCTGCTGTCTCACCACGGATTGGTCAGTTTGGGACGGGATCTTGATCAGGCTCTGAAGATTGCCGTTGAGGTGGAGACGCTGGCACAGATGTATTTGCAAGCGCTGCAGCTGGGGGAGCCTCCGCTGTTGTCCGCATCACAAATGGAAGAGGTGCATCGGCAGTTCCGTGGGTTGGGATATGGCCAAGCCTCTAAAAATTGA
- a CDS encoding SufS family cysteine desulfurase, whose amino-acid sequence MTTLPRNTCVSIVERVRADFPIIDQVSGSGQPLIYLDHAATSQKPRVVLDAVQHYYACDNANVHRGAHQLSARATESFEGARSITAGLIAASSAKEIVFTRNATEAINLVARSWGDAQLKAGDEVLLTVMEHHSNLVPWQLLAERTGCVLRHVGVTPEGTLDLADLRDQLTERTRLVSLVHISNTLGCCNPIEEIAALAHAVGAKVLVDACQSLAHKPISVQSLGADFLVGSSHKLCGPTGMGFLWAAEETLMAMPPFLGGGEMIQEVFLDHSTWADLPHKFEAGTPAIGEAIGMGAAITYLQTLGFDAIQAWEAELTTHLFGRLQSIDGLRILGPTPEQQPDRGALATFVVEGVHANDIAAMLDLAGVCIRSGHHCCQPLHRLYGVTGSARASLSFCTTHAEIDRFADELVSVIAFFRENS is encoded by the coding sequence ATGACAACACTTCCCCGTAACACCTGCGTGTCTATTGTGGAACGAGTTCGTGCCGATTTCCCGATTATTGACCAGGTCTCAGGATCTGGTCAGCCCCTGATCTACCTGGATCATGCGGCGACCAGTCAGAAGCCCCGTGTCGTGCTCGATGCGGTTCAGCACTACTACGCCTGCGACAACGCCAATGTCCATCGCGGAGCTCACCAGCTCAGTGCCCGTGCCACAGAGTCGTTTGAGGGGGCTCGTTCGATTACCGCTGGCTTGATCGCTGCATCCAGCGCGAAAGAAATCGTGTTTACGCGCAATGCCACCGAAGCCATCAACCTGGTGGCTCGCAGTTGGGGTGATGCCCAGTTGAAGGCTGGTGATGAGGTGCTGCTCACCGTGATGGAGCACCACAGCAATTTGGTGCCTTGGCAATTGCTCGCTGAGCGGACGGGTTGTGTGCTTCGGCATGTGGGGGTGACCCCTGAGGGCACGCTTGACCTAGCGGACCTGCGGGATCAGCTCACTGAGAGGACACGCCTGGTGAGCTTGGTACACATCAGCAACACCCTGGGGTGCTGCAATCCGATCGAAGAGATTGCAGCCCTTGCCCATGCTGTTGGGGCCAAGGTGTTGGTGGATGCCTGTCAGAGCCTGGCTCATAAACCCATTTCGGTGCAGAGCCTTGGCGCTGATTTCCTCGTGGGCTCTTCTCACAAGCTGTGTGGCCCCACTGGAATGGGCTTTCTATGGGCTGCGGAAGAAACGTTGATGGCGATGCCGCCCTTCCTTGGTGGTGGCGAAATGATTCAAGAGGTGTTCTTGGATCACAGCACCTGGGCGGACCTTCCCCATAAGTTTGAGGCGGGTACGCCAGCCATTGGTGAAGCGATCGGCATGGGTGCTGCGATCACCTACCTGCAAACGCTTGGATTCGATGCGATTCAGGCGTGGGAGGCGGAGCTCACCACCCATCTGTTTGGCCGGCTTCAATCGATTGATGGTCTGCGCATTCTTGGCCCTACGCCTGAGCAGCAGCCTGATCGTGGTGCCCTTGCCACGTTTGTGGTGGAGGGTGTTCATGCCAACGACATCGCCGCCATGCTTGATCTAGCCGGTGTCTGTATTCGTAGTGGTCACCATTGCTGCCAGCCGCTGCATCGCTTGTACGGAGTCACAGGCTCCGCTCGCGCGAGCCTCAGTTTTTGTACGACCCATGCTGAAATCGATCGCTTTGCTGATGAGCTGGTGAGTGTGATCGCGTTTTTCCGTGAAAACAGCTAG
- a CDS encoding class I SAM-dependent methyltransferase, translating to MDLFERQWATYRILVEHNLMEHCEISEATTAGIHQWLAQREDQTQAVAMVDLGCGDLGQLAPLLRTLPLKKYVGLDLTQAVLPLAQRNLGSVPYPCVWEQGDLLNWACSSQNNRVDLIHSSFALHHLNQGQKLLFLEGARKHIEPNGLFIWADVFRPNQESRLDYLRRYCQRINQWPGLSQSQRHSISQHIQTHDFPANRDWLEQHAKTKGWSIRWAWIGQHNAEAVALLQPV from the coding sequence GTGGATCTCTTTGAAAGGCAATGGGCCACCTACCGAATCCTGGTTGAACACAACCTGATGGAGCATTGTGAAATCAGTGAGGCCACAACCGCTGGGATCCATCAATGGCTGGCCCAACGAGAGGACCAGACTCAAGCCGTTGCCATGGTTGATCTGGGCTGTGGAGACCTCGGGCAGTTAGCGCCGCTACTCCGCACCCTTCCACTCAAAAAGTACGTCGGTTTAGACCTTACCCAAGCCGTTCTGCCGCTCGCCCAACGCAATCTTGGTTCCGTTCCCTACCCCTGTGTCTGGGAGCAGGGCGATCTCTTGAACTGGGCCTGTTCCAGCCAAAACAATCGTGTAGACCTCATCCACTCATCCTTCGCCTTACACCATCTCAATCAAGGCCAAAAGCTGCTGTTTCTCGAGGGTGCCAGGAAGCACATCGAACCCAATGGACTGTTCATCTGGGCGGATGTCTTCCGTCCTAATCAAGAGTCACGATTGGACTACCTCAGAAGATATTGCCAACGAATCAACCAATGGCCTGGCCTCTCTCAGAGTCAACGACACTCCATCTCCCAACACATCCAAACCCATGACTTTCCCGCCAATCGTGATTGGCTCGAGCAGCACGCCAAAACCAAGGGTTGGTCAATCCGCTGGGCTTGGATCGGTCAACACAATGCTGAGGCCGTAGCTCTGCTTCAACCCGTTTAG
- a CDS encoding DUF1543 domain-containing protein, translating into MSPFHPSRLQLPTLFLVVLGGRTDQSLIELHDVRFVVGGCIEDTYPELRRQWFGRRRGLHLDSYMAVHCIDGWRVTLEPEPSSEKQRLWFVNLGAYQPDSLAELHRFGLVVAPSRQAAKATAKKRWLLDAIQQHKDDLSAVDDCLLIEQLSLTENNSVYVHLHRQLDGESQNQVPDWFGYRPI; encoded by the coding sequence ATGAGCCCTTTCCACCCCTCGCGTTTGCAACTCCCAACTTTGTTTTTGGTGGTCCTGGGAGGTCGTACGGATCAAAGCTTGATCGAGCTTCACGATGTGCGATTTGTCGTCGGTGGCTGCATCGAAGACACCTATCCCGAGCTTCGTCGTCAGTGGTTCGGTCGCCGTCGTGGCTTGCATCTCGATAGCTACATGGCCGTGCATTGCATTGACGGTTGGCGCGTCACTCTTGAGCCGGAGCCTTCTTCAGAGAAGCAGCGGCTGTGGTTCGTCAACCTTGGGGCCTATCAGCCCGACTCCCTTGCAGAACTGCATCGCTTTGGACTCGTGGTGGCCCCCTCGCGGCAAGCGGCCAAAGCAACAGCCAAGAAGCGCTGGTTGTTGGATGCGATTCAGCAGCACAAGGATGATCTCAGCGCCGTGGATGATTGCTTGCTGATTGAGCAGTTGTCGTTGACAGAGAACAACAGTGTCTATGTGCATCTCCATCGCCAGCTCGATGGGGAAAGTCAGAATCAGGTGCCTGATTGGTTTGGATATCGCCCGATTTAA
- a CDS encoding S9 family peptidase yields MSLQQPLPATTALGRTSLLRAPQLLGDWLLWLEQRPHEKGRTTACIRRWGEPEATPLELTPAPINLRSRVHDYGGAPLTAALTEGTLQLVWVDDDDGCLWFQAWTGLDGDNPQALDALDSPQRLTAPRDSALGGGVIDPLRSRWLGVIEESGCDRLVSVALDQRDQTPVVVHQPADFAGYLALNADGTHLAWVEWQQPSMPWDCSQLVLARLTASGSIEACRGIAGAEPSQAQGISVFQPQWLPDGSLVVAEDSSGWWNLMRHPNADSMNTHWQRLWPMAKETAMPQWVFGMSTTAWDGEKLLAAVCDQGEWQLQRLGLDGSAERVEQPFNDLADLHASHGRAVAIASNSTTGHGLLELDLGAGTWRHTPAASAAMEVNAISVGQSLWFDGSGGQRTHAWYYPPVGGADASSPLLVKSHSGPSSMARRGLNLAIQFWTSRGWGVVDVNYGGSTGFGRTYRDRLQGGWGVVDVNDCAAAAKTLIATNRADPSRVAIEGGSAGGFTTLACLCFTDVFRAGACRYAVSDPSALATETHRFEARYLDGLIGRWPEERDLYEQRSPLGHADQIRCPVIFFQGLKDKVVLPQQTERMAEALRRNAIPVEVHTFPEEGHGFRDSAVQIAVLESTERFFRQHLNF; encoded by the coding sequence ATGTCTCTGCAACAGCCCCTACCCGCCACAACCGCTCTCGGACGGACTTCGCTGCTGCGAGCTCCGCAGCTGCTGGGGGATTGGCTGCTCTGGCTCGAGCAGCGTCCCCACGAGAAAGGCCGCACCACAGCATGCATCCGGCGCTGGGGGGAGCCAGAAGCCACACCTCTGGAGCTCACACCAGCCCCCATCAATTTGCGCAGCAGAGTGCACGACTACGGCGGCGCGCCGCTCACGGCGGCGCTAACGGAAGGAACACTCCAGCTGGTTTGGGTTGATGACGACGACGGTTGCCTCTGGTTCCAAGCCTGGACAGGTCTTGATGGAGATAACCCCCAAGCGCTAGACGCCCTCGACAGCCCCCAACGGCTGACCGCCCCCCGTGACAGCGCGCTGGGGGGCGGCGTGATTGACCCTCTCCGCTCACGATGGTTGGGCGTGATCGAGGAGTCCGGTTGTGATCGCTTGGTGAGCGTGGCCCTCGATCAACGGGATCAAACCCCTGTTGTCGTCCATCAGCCTGCTGATTTCGCGGGCTATCTCGCCCTCAATGCCGACGGAACCCATCTGGCTTGGGTGGAGTGGCAACAACCCTCCATGCCTTGGGATTGCTCCCAGCTCGTCTTGGCGCGACTGACGGCCTCTGGCTCCATAGAAGCTTGCCGTGGGATCGCGGGCGCTGAACCATCCCAGGCCCAGGGGATCTCCGTGTTTCAGCCCCAATGGCTGCCGGATGGAAGCCTCGTCGTGGCAGAGGACAGCAGTGGCTGGTGGAATCTGATGCGCCATCCCAACGCCGACAGCATGAACACCCACTGGCAACGCCTTTGGCCCATGGCCAAGGAGACCGCAATGCCCCAGTGGGTGTTTGGGATGAGTACCACCGCTTGGGATGGGGAGAAGCTGTTAGCCGCCGTCTGTGATCAAGGTGAATGGCAGTTGCAACGGCTCGGTCTCGATGGCTCGGCAGAGAGGGTGGAACAACCCTTCAACGATCTGGCCGATCTGCACGCATCCCATGGCCGGGCTGTCGCCATCGCCAGCAACAGCACCACAGGCCATGGACTGCTCGAGCTCGATTTGGGCGCAGGAACCTGGCGACACACTCCAGCCGCCTCCGCCGCCATGGAGGTCAACGCAATCAGCGTGGGGCAATCGCTGTGGTTTGACGGATCCGGTGGGCAACGCACCCATGCCTGGTATTACCCCCCTGTTGGGGGAGCCGATGCCTCGTCGCCACTGCTGGTGAAGAGTCACAGCGGGCCTTCATCCATGGCTCGCCGCGGCCTCAACCTCGCAATTCAGTTCTGGACCTCCAGGGGCTGGGGCGTGGTGGACGTGAATTACGGTGGCTCCACAGGCTTTGGCCGGACCTACCGCGACCGGCTTCAGGGGGGCTGGGGCGTGGTGGATGTCAACGATTGCGCCGCAGCCGCCAAAACCTTGATTGCCACGAACCGCGCAGATCCGAGCCGCGTCGCCATCGAAGGGGGCAGCGCCGGTGGCTTCACCACGCTGGCCTGCCTCTGCTTCACCGATGTGTTCCGCGCCGGTGCCTGCCGCTATGCCGTAAGCGATCCCAGTGCCTTAGCCACCGAGACGCATCGCTTTGAAGCCCGCTATCTGGATGGCCTCATCGGCCGTTGGCCCGAAGAGCGGGATCTCTATGAGCAGCGCTCGCCGCTGGGCCATGCGGACCAGATTCGCTGTCCTGTGATCTTTTTCCAGGGTCTCAAAGACAAGGTCGTCCTGCCGCAGCAAACCGAACGCATGGCCGAGGCCCTACGCCGCAATGCCATCCCAGTGGAGGTGCACACCTTCCCAGAAGAAGGCCATGGCTTCCGAGATAGCGCCGTGCAAATAGCTGTTCTGGAATCGACTGAGCGTTTTTTCCGCCAACACCTCAATTTTTAG
- the sufD gene encoding Fe-S cluster assembly protein SufD: MVMPEGWLTQLPAPAGTLEPVQRRGRLALSEQRFPSRRQEAWRLTDLTRLEALFQLSLADQRSDSSSADSWPPVPEQALRLVIDGSQDPLQGVALPEGISLLEGAELEQALGHTLSRCHCASDWPVELNHGVSQQILALRIRGKVPPVELVMVASDAMLVPTRVLLLVGEKAELEFLQVVSAKGQAAHSHLLEIHLGQESKVNHGLLALGDGGESLLANLAVEQETRSHYSLVSVSQGWSFGRLEPSVVQVDGQASASIHGLSVTAADEQFAVHTAVRFEGPEGTLDQVQKTIAADRSHSIFNGAIQVPRPAQRTNASQLSRNLLLSGRARVDAKPELEIVADDVRCTHGATVSQLQEDQLFYLRSRGITQSSAATLLLRGYCKEVLDRLPLSASQRWLGGSLQVGGMTP; this comes from the coding sequence ATGGTGATGCCCGAGGGTTGGTTGACACAGCTCCCTGCACCAGCGGGGACACTCGAGCCAGTTCAGCGCCGAGGACGATTGGCGCTGTCAGAGCAGAGGTTTCCCAGTAGGAGACAAGAGGCCTGGAGGCTCACGGACCTCACTCGCCTAGAGGCCCTGTTTCAGTTGTCACTCGCTGATCAAAGGAGTGATTCCTCCAGTGCAGATAGCTGGCCGCCTGTTCCTGAGCAGGCCCTGAGGCTTGTGATTGATGGCAGCCAGGATCCCCTGCAGGGGGTGGCATTGCCGGAAGGAATTTCGTTGCTCGAAGGGGCTGAGTTGGAGCAGGCCCTCGGCCATACCCTGTCTCGCTGCCACTGCGCGTCGGATTGGCCGGTGGAGCTGAATCACGGAGTGAGTCAGCAGATTTTGGCGTTGCGCATCCGCGGAAAAGTTCCACCCGTTGAGCTGGTGATGGTCGCGTCCGACGCCATGTTGGTTCCAACCAGGGTTTTGTTGCTGGTTGGAGAAAAAGCCGAGCTCGAGTTTCTTCAGGTTGTGAGCGCGAAGGGCCAGGCTGCCCATAGTCATCTGCTCGAAATTCATCTCGGCCAGGAATCCAAGGTGAACCACGGTTTGCTTGCTTTAGGGGATGGTGGCGAGTCTTTGCTCGCCAACCTGGCTGTGGAGCAAGAGACGCGCAGTCATTACTCCCTGGTTTCCGTGTCTCAGGGCTGGTCGTTCGGGCGACTGGAACCGAGTGTTGTGCAGGTGGATGGCCAGGCTTCTGCTTCCATTCATGGTCTTTCCGTCACCGCTGCTGACGAGCAGTTTGCGGTTCATACCGCTGTGCGCTTTGAGGGGCCTGAGGGCACGCTTGACCAAGTGCAAAAAACGATCGCGGCCGATCGCTCTCACAGCATCTTCAACGGAGCCATTCAAGTGCCCAGGCCGGCGCAGCGCACCAATGCCTCCCAGCTCAGCAGAAACTTGTTGCTCTCTGGGCGCGCCCGCGTGGATGCCAAGCCCGAGTTGGAAATCGTGGCCGACGATGTTCGTTGTACCCACGGGGCCACCGTGAGTCAGCTTCAGGAGGATCAGCTTTTTTACTTGCGCAGTCGCGGCATTACGCAGTCTTCGGCCGCAACCTTGCTGCTGCGTGGTTACTGCAAGGAGGTGTTGGACCGCTTGCCTCTCAGTGCCTCGCAGCGCTGGTTGGGCGGCAGCTTGCAGGTCGGAGGGATGACCCCATGA
- the mtnA gene encoding S-methyl-5-thioribose-1-phosphate isomerase, translating into MNIDGQAWRTIWLEADQRSVGVIDQTLLPHRLITRTLTSCDQAAEAISTMVVRGAPLIGVTGAYGLMLALQDDASDAGLGQAFDQLNASRPTAVNLRWALERVRDLVHPLPEAERAAAARREAALIADEDVAMCESIGAHGFDLFQALAEQRPSARQNEPFQVLTHCNAGWLATVDWGTALAPIYKAHRAGLNIHVWVDETRPRNQGASLTAYELAREGVPHTVIVDNAGGHLMQHGQVDAVIVGTDRTTRCGDVCNKVGTYLKALAAHDNNVPFYVALPTSTIDWRLADGVAEIPIEARSAEEVTSIQGRVIAGGAAGEIVSVQLTPDGCAGFNPAFDVTPARLVTALITDRGVAPATEVGLKELYNRG; encoded by the coding sequence ATGAACATTGATGGCCAGGCTTGGCGGACGATTTGGCTGGAAGCCGATCAGCGCTCCGTGGGTGTGATCGATCAAACCCTGTTGCCCCATCGCTTGATCACCCGAACCCTGACGAGTTGTGATCAAGCCGCAGAGGCGATCAGCACGATGGTGGTGCGGGGCGCACCATTGATCGGTGTGACCGGCGCCTACGGCTTGATGCTCGCCCTGCAAGACGACGCCAGCGATGCGGGCTTGGGCCAAGCCTTCGATCAGCTCAACGCCAGTCGCCCTACAGCGGTGAATCTGCGTTGGGCCTTAGAAAGGGTTCGTGATCTGGTGCATCCCTTGCCTGAAGCGGAGCGTGCGGCGGCAGCACGGCGGGAGGCGGCGCTGATTGCCGATGAAGACGTGGCGATGTGCGAGTCGATTGGGGCGCATGGGTTCGATCTATTCCAAGCGCTGGCAGAGCAGCGACCTAGCGCACGACAGAACGAGCCGTTTCAGGTGCTCACCCACTGCAATGCGGGCTGGCTGGCGACCGTTGACTGGGGAACGGCTTTGGCACCGATTTATAAGGCCCATCGCGCTGGGTTGAACATTCATGTGTGGGTGGATGAAACCCGGCCGCGCAATCAAGGGGCCTCGCTCACGGCCTATGAGTTGGCGCGGGAGGGGGTTCCGCACACCGTGATTGTGGATAACGCAGGTGGTCACCTCATGCAGCATGGACAGGTGGATGCTGTGATCGTTGGGACCGATCGCACCACGCGCTGCGGCGATGTCTGCAACAAAGTTGGCACCTATCTCAAGGCCCTGGCGGCTCACGACAACAACGTGCCTTTTTATGTCGCCCTGCCGACGTCCACGATCGACTGGCGTCTTGCGGATGGGGTGGCAGAGATCCCGATTGAAGCGCGTTCTGCTGAGGAGGTGACGTCCATTCAGGGGCGAGTGATTGCGGGGGGGGCGGCCGGTGAAATTGTGAGCGTGCAGCTCACGCCTGATGGTTGTGCTGGGTTTAATCCGGCGTTCGACGTCACCCCCGCGCGGCTTGTCACGGCTCTGATCACCGACCGTGGTGTGGCGCCAGCCACTGAAGTTGGCCTGAAGGAGCTTTACAACCGTGGCTGA